A window from Micromonospora profundi encodes these proteins:
- a CDS encoding arylsulfatase translates to MTNPLADPPYEGAIGRTYQESTEHWSAPPAAAAGKPNVVYVLLDDVGFSDFGCFGAEIDTPTIDRLAASGLRYTNFHTSPLCSPTRASLLSGRNHHSVGMRMLSNFDSGFPSGRGRITHAAATVAEMLVDAGFNTMAVGKWHVAPLEHTTPSGPYDQWPLGRGFERYYGFLEAETDSFYPELVHDNHQVDPPATPEEGYHLTEDLTDRAIGFVRDQVSFTPEKPFFLYLAYAAAHAPHQAPQEYLEKYRGRYDSGWDDVRARRHRRQIELGIIPEDAPLPPHNPGVVPWDEVPPEQQRLFARMQEAYAAMVDHTDAQLGRLVDFLERIGQLDNTIVIVMSDNGASPEGTPIGTLNPTAFQNRVPEDLQDSLARIDEIGGPRAQSNYPLGWAQVSNTPFRRYKQHTHEGGVRVPFVLSWPAGEVPGGQVRKQFQHSIDVTATVLDLVGVEPPVVRRGIPQMPLHGRSFRDGLRDPQAPPSRDCQYFEMFGHRGIYRQGWKAVAFHERGTSWDDDRWELYRIDEDPTESRDLAAEHPEVLQRLIEEFWIEAARYDVLPLDDRGFAVRARVPRPGSVRDRLVFTYLAGVPAISGAAVPPTMNRSHAINARVHRTDTSQGGVIVVLGNVSGGYVMHIQDNHLVYEYNYLGTLYTVRSENELPLGTVDLTFELLKTADCQGTGRLLVNGETVGTARFPQLLPYFHGFAGMDIGRSIHSPVSTSYPSRHDFSGELEYVRFRLAASEEVGEPIAQAQDALPQPSPGVAFEVVD, encoded by the coding sequence GTGACCAACCCCCTCGCGGACCCTCCGTACGAGGGGGCCATCGGACGCACCTACCAGGAGTCGACGGAGCACTGGAGCGCACCGCCAGCGGCAGCGGCAGGTAAGCCGAACGTGGTGTACGTGCTGCTTGACGACGTCGGGTTCTCGGACTTCGGCTGCTTCGGCGCGGAGATCGACACACCGACGATCGACAGGCTCGCCGCCTCCGGGCTGCGGTACACCAACTTCCACACCTCGCCGCTGTGCTCGCCGACGCGCGCCAGCCTGCTCAGCGGCCGTAACCACCACAGTGTCGGCATGCGCATGCTGTCGAACTTCGACAGTGGCTTCCCCAGCGGCCGAGGGCGGATCACCCACGCCGCCGCCACTGTCGCGGAGATGCTCGTCGACGCCGGCTTCAACACAATGGCGGTCGGCAAATGGCACGTCGCGCCGCTGGAGCACACGACGCCGTCCGGCCCGTACGACCAGTGGCCGCTGGGCCGGGGTTTCGAGCGTTACTACGGCTTCCTCGAGGCGGAGACCGACAGCTTCTATCCGGAGTTGGTGCACGACAACCACCAGGTGGACCCGCCGGCCACGCCCGAGGAGGGCTATCACCTCACCGAGGATTTGACCGACCGGGCCATCGGGTTCGTCCGGGACCAGGTCTCCTTCACGCCGGAGAAGCCGTTCTTCCTCTACCTGGCGTACGCCGCGGCGCACGCACCGCACCAGGCCCCGCAGGAGTACCTGGAGAAGTACCGGGGGCGCTACGACAGCGGCTGGGACGACGTTCGTGCGCGGCGGCACCGGCGGCAGATCGAACTCGGCATCATCCCGGAGGACGCGCCGCTGCCACCGCACAACCCCGGCGTCGTTCCGTGGGACGAGGTGCCGCCCGAGCAGCAGCGCCTGTTCGCCCGCATGCAGGAGGCCTATGCGGCGATGGTCGATCACACCGACGCCCAGCTCGGGCGCCTCGTCGACTTCCTCGAGCGGATCGGCCAGCTCGACAACACCATCGTGATCGTCATGTCGGACAACGGGGCCAGCCCCGAGGGCACCCCCATCGGCACGCTCAACCCCACCGCCTTCCAGAACCGGGTGCCGGAGGACCTTCAGGACAGCCTCGCGAGGATCGACGAGATCGGCGGCCCGCGAGCGCAGAGCAACTATCCGCTGGGCTGGGCGCAGGTCAGCAACACGCCGTTCCGCCGCTACAAGCAGCACACCCACGAGGGCGGCGTACGGGTGCCGTTCGTGCTGAGCTGGCCGGCCGGTGAGGTCCCCGGGGGGCAGGTACGGAAGCAGTTCCAGCACAGCATCGACGTCACAGCGACGGTGCTGGACCTCGTCGGGGTGGAGCCACCCGTGGTGCGCCGTGGCATCCCGCAGATGCCGCTGCACGGTCGCAGCTTCCGGGACGGGCTGCGGGACCCGCAGGCACCGCCGTCCCGGGACTGCCAGTACTTCGAGATGTTCGGACACCGCGGCATCTACCGCCAGGGCTGGAAGGCCGTGGCGTTCCACGAGCGCGGCACCTCGTGGGACGACGACCGCTGGGAGCTCTACCGGATCGACGAGGACCCCACCGAGAGCCGCGACCTCGCCGCCGAGCATCCCGAGGTGCTTCAGCGCCTCATCGAGGAGTTCTGGATCGAGGCCGCCCGCTACGACGTGCTGCCCCTTGACGACCGCGGATTCGCCGTGCGGGCCCGGGTGCCGCGGCCGGGGTCGGTGCGGGACAGGCTGGTGTTCACCTACCTGGCTGGCGTACCGGCGATCTCCGGTGCGGCCGTACCGCCGACGATGAACCGCTCGCACGCCATCAACGCGCGCGTACACCGCACCGACACCTCCCAGGGCGGGGTGATCGTGGTGCTCGGCAACGTCAGCGGCGGGTACGTGATGCACATCCAGGACAACCACCTCGTGTACGAGTACAACTACCTCGGCACCCTCTACACGGTCCGGTCCGAGAACGAGTTGCCGCTGGGCACCGTGGACCTGACGTTCGAGCTGCTGAAGACCGCCGACTGTCAGGGCACCGGCCGCCTGCTCGTCAACGGCGAGACGGTGGGCACGGCGCGGTTCCCGCAGCTGCTGCCGTACTTCCACGGGTTCGCGGGCATGGACATCGGTCGCAGCATCCACTCGCCGGTGTCCACGAGCTACCCATCCCGGCACGACTTCTCCGGCGAGCTCGAGTACGTGCGGTTCCGGCTCGCGGCGTCCGAGGAGGTCGGCGAGCCGATCGCGCAGGCGCAGGACGCCCTCCCGCAGCCGTCGCCAGGCGTCGCGTTCGAGGTCGTGGACTGA
- a CDS encoding dihydrolipoamide acetyltransferase family protein translates to MTIKQFRLPDVGEGLTEAEVVTWRVAPGDPVGLNDVLVEIETAKSLVELPSPYAGVVHSLLVEEGQTVGVGSPIIAIRIVSEPGPVVPDDTASTLAADPTAVPHPDGAPLPQRSAVLVGYGVAAQAQTRRRRRRPHPARPDDTARVPQSSRPPVLTKPPLRKLAKELGVELAEVRGSGPDGRVTRQDVLDHTARPAQPDPGAKRSNGSTASTAGADNAVRQDERVPVRGVRKATAAAMVASAFTAPHVTEFLTVDATGTVEFVDRLRKDPTFDGVRVGPLLVVSLALLDAVRNHPDVNARWDQENQEIVRYADVNLGIAAATPRGLLVPNIKASQDLPVRDLAVALNELTLSAREGRVRPADLAGGTITITNIGVFGIDAGTPILNPGEAAILCLGALRRTPWVVDEQVVPRWTVQLSLSFDHRLVDGDLGSRVLAHVGRFVEDPLWGLAMR, encoded by the coding sequence GTGACAATCAAACAGTTCCGCCTGCCCGACGTCGGGGAAGGCCTCACCGAGGCCGAGGTCGTCACCTGGCGCGTCGCCCCGGGCGACCCGGTCGGTCTCAACGACGTCCTCGTGGAGATCGAGACCGCCAAGTCTCTCGTCGAGCTGCCCAGCCCGTACGCCGGTGTGGTGCACAGCCTCCTCGTCGAGGAGGGACAGACCGTCGGCGTCGGCTCGCCGATCATCGCCATCCGGATCGTCAGCGAGCCTGGTCCGGTCGTCCCCGACGACACGGCCAGCACGCTCGCCGCCGATCCGACCGCCGTTCCGCACCCCGACGGTGCGCCGCTACCGCAACGGTCCGCGGTGCTCGTGGGCTACGGGGTGGCCGCGCAGGCACAGACCCGTCGGCGACGACGGAGACCGCATCCCGCCCGGCCCGACGACACCGCCCGCGTGCCGCAGTCGTCGCGGCCGCCGGTGCTCACGAAGCCGCCGCTGCGCAAACTCGCCAAGGAACTCGGTGTGGAACTGGCCGAGGTGCGCGGCAGCGGCCCCGACGGCCGGGTCACGCGCCAGGACGTCCTCGACCACACCGCCCGGCCGGCGCAGCCCGATCCGGGTGCGAAACGTTCCAACGGGTCCACGGCGTCGACAGCGGGAGCCGACAATGCCGTACGGCAGGACGAACGGGTCCCCGTCCGCGGGGTGCGCAAGGCGACAGCTGCCGCCATGGTGGCGAGCGCGTTCACCGCACCGCACGTCACGGAGTTCCTCACCGTCGACGCGACAGGCACCGTCGAGTTCGTGGATCGGCTGAGGAAGGATCCGACCTTCGACGGGGTACGGGTCGGACCCCTGCTCGTGGTGTCGCTGGCACTGCTGGACGCCGTACGCAACCACCCCGACGTCAATGCCCGCTGGGATCAGGAGAACCAGGAGATCGTCCGGTACGCCGACGTCAACCTCGGCATCGCCGCCGCGACGCCGCGCGGCCTGCTCGTGCCGAACATCAAGGCCTCGCAGGACCTGCCGGTGCGTGACCTTGCCGTAGCCCTGAACGAGCTGACGCTGTCGGCGCGGGAAGGTCGCGTCCGGCCCGCCGACCTGGCCGGTGGCACCATCACCATCACCAACATCGGCGTGTTCGGCATCGACGCCGGCACACCGATACTCAACCCCGGCGAGGCCGCGATCCTGTGCCTCGGCGCACTGCGCAGGACGCCGTGGGTGGTCGACGAGCAGGTGGTCCCCCGGTGGACGGTGCAGTTGTCGCTGTCGTTCGACCACCGGCTCGTGGACGGGGATCTCGGCAGCCGGGTGCTCGCCCACGTGGGCCGGTTCGTCGAGGACCCGCTGTGGGGCCTGGCGATGCGCTGA